One Lasioglossum baleicum chromosome 6, iyLasBale1, whole genome shotgun sequence genomic window carries:
- the LOC143209934 gene encoding uncharacterized protein LOC143209934, with product MRATVFLAVCLSLIAVAWGNNFIIGRHLLGEVVVRDDFIVTSGIMGKPQVALCNGAAPAQHEITFVSVVAWNPWAVNIRPVKGWLGSDSITVVAVGKPFRRFGIRCTILAVPKKTTTVTSTTTPASTTPETTTPKTSTTRCTSTPTPSTTTTTPSTTTSTPSTTTTTPSTTTTTPSTTTSTPSTTTTTPSTTTSTPSTTTSTPSTTTTTPSIETTSQSAETTDSSITVETTPSPMMRKPPSPFQPRSAPKWLHLVENVLTGKGFEI from the exons ATGCGTGCCACAGTATTTTTGGCCGTGTGCTTGTCCCTCATTGCAGTCGCATGGGGAAACAACTTCATCATAGGGAGACATCTATTGGGCGAGGTAGTCGTTAGGGATGATTTCATCGTTACG TCAGGAATCATGGGAAAACCGCAGGTCGCGCTGTGCAATGGTGCGGCTCCCGCCCAGCATGAGATCACGTTCGTCAGTGTGGTGGCATGGAACCCATGGGCAGTGAACATCAGACCCGTGAAAGGGTGGTTAGGGAGTGACTCGATAACCGTAGTCGCAGTTGGAAAGCCGTTCCGGAGATTTGGGATTAGGTGCACTATTCTTGCTGTGCCTAAGAAAACAACAACTGTTACGTCAACGACTACCCCAGCATCTACTACTCCAGAGACCACTACTCCAAAGACTAGTACAACTAGGTGTACCTCAACTCCGACTCCGAGTACCACAACTACGACTCCGAGTACCACAACTTCGACTCCGAGCACCACAACTACGACTCCGAGTACCACAACTACGACTCCGAGTACCACAACTTCGACTCCGAGCACCACAACTACGACTCCGAGTACCACAACTTCGACTCCGAGTACCACAACTTCGACTCCGAGTACCACAACTACGACTCCGAGTATCGAAACTACGTCACAGAGTGCCGAAACTACGGATTCGAGTATCACAGTGGAAACGACGCCTTCACCAATGATGCGTAAACCACCATCGCCGTTTCAGCCACGATCAGCTCCTAAATGGCTTCACCTGGTGGAAAATGTTTTGACAGGCAAaggtttcgaaatatga